The following coding sequences lie in one Helicoverpa zea isolate HzStark_Cry1AcR chromosome 2, ilHelZeax1.1, whole genome shotgun sequence genomic window:
- the LOC124635936 gene encoding uncharacterized protein LOC124635936 has translation MESRRDIRTTAENETERRISKNPRFNLHLVQKATEPSDRPMIDCTKFERLSFYRSYTSSPIKIELVVLSHLVLNDYIWFYVLNLFLKSLPHSFLHFFMASYAPEEHIFLTKMVPVCHGFKYLLVVAAFFELLLYSNSVIQLFHFSLDGLASKNPWNRAVYSADVDLIAESISAPPVVHILTARSTQEPTLLLSQPGLGPSMAEFMADYHINKALITVVESVFLYLLYPLGRLVDDYTFHYGTPPTRLRILNLRLVPVYYAFKYYFMMNATYDVLSQPEVKIKIPYFVWSWPIMAVPLFLGVLWIIYKYLTWQYIFRPIPKWGPRDFSERQLRKQYSSKYYISSEVPKLLSRYLMSKRESKVYKVDVRYDMQRRSTVSKAVGFSAPSKKNM, from the exons ATGGAGAGCCGAAGAGATATCAGAACAACTGCAGAAAATGAGACTGAAAGACGGATATCGAAAAACCCAAGATTTAATTTGCATCTAGTACAAAAG GCTACCGAACCTTCTGATCGGCCTATGATTGACTGTACAAAGTTTGAGAGACTATCTTTTTACCGCTCATACACTTCATCGCCAATTAAAATCGAATTGGTTGTATTATCGCATTTGGTTTTAAATGA ctacatctggttctacgtgttgaatttatttttgaaatcttTACCACATAGTTTTCTTCACTTTTTTATGGCATCCTATGCGCCTGAAgagcatatttttttaactaaaatggtCCCTGTTTGTCAtg gtTTCAAGTACTTATTAGTAGTAGCAGCATTCTTTGAACTACTTTTATATTCCAATAGTGTTATTCAGCTATTTCATTTCTCGTTGGATGGTTTGGCATCCAAAAATCCTTGGAACAG AGCAGTTTAT TCTGCTGATGTGGATTTGATCGCCGAATCTATAAGCGCGCCACCAGTTGTCCATATTCTGACTGCAAGAAGTACTCAAGAG CCAACCCTCCTCCTTTCGCAACCGGGCTTGGGACCGTCTATGGCGGAGTTTATGGCGGACTATCATATTAA TAAAGCTTTAATAACTGTCGTGGAATCCGTATTCTTGTACCTATTGTACCCTTTGGGAAGACTTGTAGACGACTATACATTTCATTACGGGACTCCACCAACCAGGTTGAGAATTCTGAACTTGAGATTAGTACCCGTATACTACGCG TTCAAGTATTACTTCATGATGAATGCTACATATGATGTACTGAGTCAACCAgaagtaaaaataaagattcCGTACTTCGTCTGGTCGTGGCCCATTATGGCCGTGCCATTATTTCTTGGCGTATTATGGATAATATACAAGTACCTT ACTTGGCAGTATATTTTCCGTCCTATCCCCAAGTGGGGACCGAGGGATTTTTCTGAACGGCAACTCAGAAAGCAATATAGttctaaatat TACATCAGTTCAGAAGTACCAAAACTACTGAGCCGCTATCTAATGTCCAAAAGGGAGTCTAAAGTATATAAAGTAGATGTTCGTTACGACATGCAAAGAAGGTCAACGGTCAGCAAGGCGGTCGGTTTTAGCGCtcccagtaaaaaaaatatgtaa